One Thermococcus sp. DNA segment encodes these proteins:
- a CDS encoding adenosylcobinamide-GDP ribazoletransferase codes for MRNLLPFLTRVPVMSDFEKAREELWAFPLVALVSSALPMLVLYLRLPLSNVLAVIALYFTIGLLHLDGLADFADGVMVKGDRERKIKAMKDLNT; via the coding sequence ATGAGGAACCTCCTGCCGTTCTTGACACGGGTGCCAGTCATGAGCGACTTCGAAAAAGCCCGCGAGGAGCTCTGGGCCTTTCCACTCGTTGCATTGGTTAGTTCAGCGCTCCCAATGCTCGTCCTCTACTTAAGGCTTCCCCTCTCGAACGTCCTAGCGGTTATCGCGCTTTACTTCACAATTGGCCTCCTTCACCTCGACGGCCTGGCGGACTTCGCCGACGGAGTGATGGTCAAAGGCGATCGCGAGAGGAAAATAAAGGCAATGAAGGATCTGAACAC
- the cobZ gene encoding alpha-ribazole phosphatase CobZ yields MELIELLESSGITLEKMLDTAMELYIGENAGDVRELLEETMLRYLDDINVQSLLMAALLLEENFRVDGDPVNLVADELIGISIAEYIGGKMALFNFFYYDTKKPGVLSRLPPFLDDAIGGFIAGCMTRLFESEADWP; encoded by the coding sequence ATGGAACTCATTGAACTCCTCGAATCCAGTGGAATAACCCTTGAAAAGATGCTCGATACCGCGATGGAGCTCTACATCGGCGAAAATGCCGGAGACGTTAGAGAACTGCTGGAGGAGACGATGCTCCGCTATCTTGACGACATTAACGTTCAGTCCCTTCTCATGGCGGCGCTCCTGCTCGAGGAAAACTTCCGGGTTGATGGCGATCCGGTGAACTTAGTCGCCGATGAACTTATTGGGATAAGCATAGCGGAATACATCGGCGGTAAAATGGCCCTTTTCAACTTCTTTTACTACGACACCAAGAAGCCAGGGGTTTTGAGTAGGCTACCGCCATTCCTCGACGACGCAATAGGTGGCTTCATAGCGGGCTGCATGACGAGGCTCTTCGAATCGGAGGCGGACTGGCCATGA